In the Uranotaenia lowii strain MFRU-FL chromosome 1, ASM2978415v1, whole genome shotgun sequence genome, ATAAATTAATCTCTCGTTACTCTCGTtgatgtttgttgttgttgttgttgatgatcTGGTCGTTACTGACAGGTTTCCGCTGCCTGTCGTTGAAATTTCCTCAACCGTCGATGCCATTCGTCACGCCATTCGATGACGATCGATCTGGGCCCGATTCCGAGCGCTCCCGGTGGTCCCTCCGTGTCGCGACCGAGGATCAGATATGACCTGGAAAATAAATTGGCAAAAGGGGTTAGGCTTCTCAACAGCAGCTCGGCCTGGGAAaggttcaaaaattcaatttgtagTTGACCTTTCGCTGACTTAATTCGACGATCGAATGTGGAAATCCACCCAAAATGTCTCCCTagcgatttaaaatttagataattttttttaggaaaagcTAGGTAATTTCAATTATCCTAAAATTAGTAGGTAAACAAAGAATTGCCCCTTACCTATTGACTTTGACCTTTGGGCACCGACATTCGAGATCCCGAACCCCGACGACCAGTGCCACGTGCTGTTGCGACGATCTTCTCAGGGCCACCGCCAGGGGGCTGCTTTGGTTGGGGCTCCTTttgaacaccttttggatgCTTAGTGTGAACTTTGCCAcctcgttgttgttgttgctgttgctgttgctttttctgatgctgttgttgttgttgttgttgttgctgctgctgctgccgtacgggttgtttgtgtttgtgttgctTTTTGTGCTTTCGCTGGCGGTGTTCGTGTCCCTCGCTATTACTTTCGCCATGATTACTGGAACAAAAACAAggattgaaataatttaaataagtttagatcAAAATTTATGATTCAAACGATGTTAATTGATTATTGTTCCTTGTTAAAATGCGCCTAAATGTATACCGTCTCAGCAAATTCGAGGTATTATATTTTTCCTTCCAGAAGAAACATCAGAAGGGAGAAACACATTTCGCACGTCCATAAGACCACTGAAATAGATGCCTGAACTGAATACTTTCAAATTCCAATAATACATGGAGGAAAAACAGCGggattcgttgaaaaaaaaaaactatgaccATGAGTGTTTCCTGATGCAAACTGTTCTGACACTAGAGGGCGTTGGACGCCCTATCTCGACTTGTTGACTTACTGATCCGTTCACGGACTAACTTTTTGCAGATACACAATTAG is a window encoding:
- the LOC129759196 gene encoding netrin-A-like, which codes for MRAGGVGVWKFIVALLSRNFSMEGFPEPARINHVMKTTDSECGKCKIGTKRLNLNKFCKRDYVIMAKVIARDTNTASESTKSNTNTNNPYGSSSSNNNNNNNSIRKSNSNSNNNNEVAKFTLSIQKVFKRSPNQSSPLAVALRRSSQQHVALVVGVRDLECRCPKVKVNRSYLILGRDTEGPPGALGIGPRSIVIEWRDEWHRRLRKFQRQAAETCQ